Genomic DNA from Nostoc sp. C052:
GTAAGCCATTTATTAGTGCATTTCCTTGAGCCGATGCTCCACCAAACATACATGTCATTGCTATTTGTGCTGGGTTAAACAAACCAAATGCTTCTGCTGGTATTGTTTGACTCGCAACAATCAAAGTTGTACCAACCGCATATATCTGATGTCGGTACTTATTTCCTACCTTACCGATAAACTTGGCAAGCAGATGATTTTTGGTTTTAGCTCTTTGCCGTGAACTACGTTCCTTTGTATTACTTACCAAAACAATCGCTCCTTTGTTTTTCATAAATAGTCAGATAAGTCTAATTGTGTCACCTCAAAACTTAAGAGAAGAATACATTCGTCAGAATCAAGAGTATGGCGATTCATGTCCTTGGTTCCATAATTTATCCCTTCATCCAGAGAATAACTTTTGACATTACGCATCTATAAGCGCTACTTAATATTAACGATTGCCAAAAGATAGCAATGCCAAATTGCAACACTAAAGCAGAATTTGTTTGAGATAAATATTCACCATATTTATTTTATTTCTACTGTTAGTGACTGCATCATACTATCACATCAAAGAAAGCTTGAGACAAACTTAACAAGCTTTTTTGTGAACTTTTTTCACAGAATGTAAGACAGAATTCAAAGATTATCGTCCTACTTTATTCAGTTATTCATTGATGAGCTTACTCAATAATTAATTTCTCTCTCTCTAATCAGCCTTTTGATTGTGGTTGATAGACTTGTACCCCAATCAGAGGCGATTTTCTCTAATCTTTCACGTTCAAACTCATCTAGATAAACTGGTAGAGAAGCTTTTTTCTTTTTGGAATTCTTCATAGATAACTTGTCTCTTACTTTTGAAATATTATGCTTATTTATCGATTTTTAAGCTAAATATTCTGACTTATATAATGTTTTTATGATATTATTACAATATTACTTTATTCTCAGGTTATGCGATTACACCC
This window encodes:
- a CDS encoding ribbon-helix-helix protein, CopG family translates to MKNSKKKKASLPVYLDEFERERLEKIASDWGTSLSTTIKRLIREREINY